The Ascaphus truei isolate aAscTru1 chromosome 3, aAscTru1.hap1, whole genome shotgun sequence genome includes a region encoding these proteins:
- the C3H21orf140 gene encoding uncharacterized protein C21orf140 homolog yields the protein MYRVVNPLLKNIIHNSSHNSEVKSRCIQYLKSLRSLQFNGYYTVYFGETSITESLITGVKCYPPELKELPTWKVVHAGSSQGWVPWKYRLVLQNELPMGQQEDIFQDLCLSVKLLYGNCVIVVKEKDTAKCNLGCPPSDVRVPHRTSDFGLQNVVACPEVAKNHGHELLFLPSSYSYLHPLDTAWSSLKWFIMNNRKEFSLISHQNPHTYQCIFLSDLIGKGMESVTPSKWKVLINKVRRWENHYLHKCS from the coding sequence ATGTATCGCGTTGTGAATCCTCTTCTCAAAAATATTATTCATAATAGTTCTCACAACAGTGAAGTAAAGAGTCGATGCATACAATATTTAAAGTCACTTCGGAGCTTGCAGTTTAATGGATATTACACGGTGTATTTTGGAGAAACCAGCATTACAGAAAGTTTGATCACCGGTGTGAAATGTTACCCACCAGAACTCAAGGAACTCCCCACCTGGAAGGTTGTCCATGCCGGGAGCAGCCAGGGATGGGTCCCATGGAAATATAGATTGGTCTTACAAAATGAGCTACCTATGGGACAGCAAGAAGACATCTTCCAAGATCTCTGTCTATCTGTAAAACTGCTGTATGGAAACTGCGTGATCGTAGTGAAGGAAAAagatactgcaaaatgcaacctCGGGTGTCCCCCAAGTGATGTTCGGGTTCCACATCGGACGTCAGACTTTGGCCTACAAAATGTTGTTGCCTGCCCTGAAGTCGCCAAAAACCATGGTCACGAACTATTGTTCCTGCCGTCTTCCTACAGCTACCTACATCCATTGGACACTGCCTGGTCTTCTTTGAAATGGTTCATCATGAACAACAGGAAAGAGTTCTCATTAATTTCCCATCAAAACCCCCACACATACCAGTGCATATTTCTCAGTGACTTGATTGGAAAGGGCATGGAGAGTGTGACCCCAAGCAAATGGAAGGTGTTAATCAACAAAGTGAGGAGATGGGAAAACCACTATTTGCACAAATGTTCATAA